Proteins encoded together in one Poecile atricapillus isolate bPoeAtr1 chromosome 15, bPoeAtr1.hap1, whole genome shotgun sequence window:
- the SDC4 gene encoding syndecan-4 isoform X1: protein MMCSGSEPSVKCFWRVVSFLTRLHPHVQVRETETMDAGWLDYPASGDLPDDEDIGEFRPHLTSDGLDLDETSGSGDYPDSEDGLYLSTVDTPVISDNYIPGDTGRKIEGEKKNTMVDNEIIPDKAVPVEENLSNKISMASTANSSIFERTEVLTALIAGGAVGLLFAIFLILLLVYRMKKKDEGSYDLGKKPIYKKAPTNEFYA from the exons aTGATGTGCTCAGGCTCTGAACCTTCTGTGAAATGCTTCTGGAGAGTTGTGTCATTTTTAACACGTCTCCACCCCCATGTACAGGTGAGAGAAACTGAAACCATGGATGCTGGATGGCTTGACTACCCTGCCTCTGGGGACTTGCCAGACGATGAAGACATTGGTGAATTCAGGCCTCACTTAACATCTGATGGGTTAGATCTAGATGAGACATCTGGGTCAGGAG ACTACCCAGACTCTGAAGATGGCTTGTATCTGAGCACCGTGGATACCCCTGTG ATATCTGACAACTATATCCCTGGAGATACTGGCAGAAAGATAGAAggtgagaagaaaaacacaatgGTGGACAACGAAATCATCCCAGACAAAGCTGTACCTGTTGAAGAGAACCTGTCCAACAAGATCTCCATGGCAAGCACAGCCAACAGCAGCATCTTTGAAAGAACAGAAGTCCTTACAG CTCTCATCGCAGGAGGAGCAGTGGGTCTCCTGTTTGCCATCTTCCTGATCCTGCTCTTGGTCTATCGCATGAAGAAAAAGGACGAAGGCAGTTACGACCTGGGGAAGAAACCCATCTACAAGAAAGCCCCCACAAACGAGTTCTATGCCTAA